Proteins co-encoded in one Vibrio fortis genomic window:
- the rsgA gene encoding small ribosomal subunit biogenesis GTPase RsgA yields MAKKKKLTKGQVRRVRSNQKKRLKQEDSVQWDESMLGGTKSGLVITRFGQHADIEDVETNEIHRCNLRRGIESLVSGDRVIWRAGLESMAGISGVVEAVEPRTSILTRPDYYDGLKPVAANVDQMVIVSAVLPELSLNIIDRYLIASDTLSIAPLIVLNKVDLLSEEQLTEYKQTLTIYEEIGYKVLFVSKETGYGIAELEAELANRINIFVGQSGVGKSSLVNALMPTLDIEEGAVSENSGLGQHTTTAARLYHFPSGGDLIDSPGVREFGLWHLEPEAITEAFVEFKPYLGGCKFRDCKHNDDPGCILREAVEDGKISRIRFENYHRIIESMVENKANRQYSRNKKADL; encoded by the coding sequence GTGGCGAAAAAGAAAAAGTTAACCAAAGGTCAAGTACGACGCGTACGCAGTAACCAAAAGAAACGACTCAAGCAGGAAGACTCTGTTCAGTGGGATGAGAGCATGCTCGGTGGCACCAAGAGTGGCCTTGTAATCACTCGATTTGGTCAACATGCGGACATTGAAGACGTAGAAACCAATGAGATTCACCGTTGTAACTTACGTCGCGGTATCGAAAGCTTGGTCTCTGGCGACCGAGTGATCTGGCGTGCAGGTCTTGAATCAATGGCTGGCATCTCAGGTGTGGTTGAGGCCGTTGAGCCACGTACTTCTATTCTAACGCGTCCAGACTACTACGATGGTTTGAAGCCTGTAGCCGCTAACGTTGATCAGATGGTTATTGTGTCTGCGGTATTGCCAGAGCTGTCTTTGAATATTATCGACCGTTACCTGATCGCATCTGACACATTAAGCATCGCACCGCTGATTGTACTGAACAAAGTTGATCTACTCAGCGAAGAACAGCTTACAGAATACAAACAGACCCTGACCATCTATGAAGAGATTGGTTACAAGGTTCTATTTGTGAGTAAAGAAACTGGTTATGGCATTGCTGAGCTTGAAGCAGAGCTAGCAAACCGCATCAACATCTTTGTTGGTCAGTCAGGTGTAGGCAAATCAAGCCTAGTTAACGCACTGATGCCAACGCTTGATATCGAAGAAGGCGCGGTTTCAGAAAACTCAGGTCTTGGTCAGCACACCACTACCGCAGCGCGTCTATATCACTTCCCATCGGGCGGTGACCTAATTGACTCTCCAGGAGTTCGCGAGTTTGGTTTATGGCACTTAGAGCCAGAAGCCATCACCGAAGCCTTTGTTGAGTTCAAGCCATATCTTGGTGGTTGTAAGTTCCGCGACTGTAAACACAATGATGACCCAGGTTGTATCCTTCGCGAAGCGGTTGAGGATGGCAAGATCAGCCGTATTCGCTTTGAGAACTATCACCGCATCATTGAGAGCATGGTTGAAAACAAGGCCAACCGACAGTACTCAAGAAACAAGAAGGCTGATCTTTAA